In Deefgea piscis, the DNA window TGCAGGAAACGCAGAAACCGACTTCGCCTTCTTCGGTGAATTTAATCGCGTTACCGAGCAAATTGAGTAGAATTTGTCGTACCCGAACAATATCGCCAAGCTGCCATTCTGGCGTATTTTCGGCTAATGCTAATGTCAGATTGATTTTCTTTTCATTGGCGCGCACTCGCATTAAGCGCATGCATTCGCGAAGTAATTGATGCAGAGAATAGGGAATCGCTTCAAGCTCGATTTTGCCTGATTCAAGGCGGGATAAATCTAAAATATCATTCAGTAAAGCCAATAAATGTTGCGCTGAACTGCGTGCGGTAACGACGTAGTCTTTTTGTTGCTCACTAAGCTCCATGGTCGATAAAACGTCAAGCATCCCTAAAATTCCGTTCATGGGGGTGCGGATTTCATGACTCATATTGGCCAAAAAAACACTTTTGCTTTGGCTAGCTTGTTCGGCACGAGAGGTGGCACAGGCAAGGGCATTATTGAGGGTTTCTAAATCTTTGCTGCGTTTGTGCTCTAAGCCATATTGGCGATACAGCAATAAGGTGAATGCAATCGTTAGCCCAAGTAGCAATAAAATCATGCCGGAAATGACCGCAGATTGCTCTTTCAGGGTGTTAGCGTAATTTTCTGCGTTATGCAGCGTGTTGTCTTTGGCAATTTGAATCATGTCTAAAATGATGTTTTGCAATTGACTCAGATCGTTTCTAAGTTCGATTATTCTTTCGTGGTTATATTTCAGCGGAACATTGGGCCCGAGGTATTGATCGGTTTTTTTGATAAATGCGTGTAATGTTTTTAAATTATTTTGAATCATCGCGCTATCGTCATTTCCGACGTACGACGAATTGGTAATGACATCGACGCGACTAACAAAAATGTCATAGCGCATTTGCAAGGTGTTGATTTGTTCTGCGTTGGGCTCGCTCAATAGGTGTTCTACTTGGTCGGTGAGGCGAAAATATTCATAGCCTAATTGGGCATAGGCCCACACATCACTATCAGCCCCGATGCGGGATGATTTTTGTAGTACTTCATATTGCCTGTTCAGCATGAGCATCGTGCTGACAATAATGAGTAGCACCACAATCGCAATGACTGAAAGTGGGCCTTTACTCAGAGGCTTCAGCCGCATGGTTTTATTCAGCCTTTATGGAAACCAGCTGCCAGATCGAGCGCGAGAAGTAAGTTCTATTTTGCAGCTCTTTATTACTATCAAAAGGATAGATAAGAAATAGCGGCCCTTTATCACGAACGCTAAACGCTTTGCCATCGATGGTTCTGGCGATAATTGGGCCTAGATCAGCATCACTGCTGGGTATGATGATGGTGTAATCATTAATGGCTTTTAATTTAAGCTGTTTGCCTTTGCTGCCAGCGAGGGCCAGCACATCTTTTAGTGAAGGCCCAGTAAATGTATGAACGCCGTTATACCAAGGTGAGCTCGTTCGAATGCTTTTTTGTGGTAATTGATTCAGTTGTGCGTCATCAAGCACTAAATTGTCGCCTTGATTATGTTGGCTAATATTGCCGCTCAAGGTTAATACGACATTGCCTTTAGGCGCTTCCACTGCATTAGCACACCATGTACTGACTAATAAGAGGCTGGCAAGGCATAAGCTTTTTAGTTTCATGACATTTCTCCATGCAATTTAGGTAGCAACATTTCGGTATGCTTTCATTTGTCACTATAGATCAGCGAGGAATCAAGGTTGCCGCTGAATCTTTGACTTACGCCAAATGTTTAGTTTGTGTTTTTTTATTTGTGGGTTAGTAGAGTATTTTTGAAAGGATATTTTGCGCTACCGGCTAGGCTGCAACTATAAAGAAGCTACCCTTAAATAGTGAGGCGCCCTTATGGATCCACATATCAGTGGCGTTAGTGCATTACAACAGTCGGTTTTGATTCATGAAGAAGTCAAAGAGGTGGTCGTCAGCTGTTTTGAAATCAATTTAATGGGCTTAAATGCCATTATTTTGGCCAAAAAAGCGGGGGTGCATGCCAGAGGTTTTGGTGTTATCTCAGGAGAATTGCGCTCTTTAAGCTTGGCACTTCAGGCTGAAATGCATCGACTTGGTTTACTAGCGCAAGAATTACTCAATTCGGCAACCACTCGTTTGCAAGCTGAAAGACGTTTGGCGCGCTTAACCGATGCTGCTGCATTTTCAGCAGAGGTCGCTGATTTACTCGCCCCAGCCATGGAAAAAACTCGCAATAAAATGGTGGTGTTTAAAGGGGGAAGTAAATTTGGCGAATGCCTTGATGATGCATATCAAACCTGTACTTTTGGTTTGGTTTTAGCGCGTTCTGCTCGCATTGAGTCCGCATATAGCGGTGAATTACGCACCATTTTGGCTGAGTTATCCGAAGAGTTTGCCCAAAAAATAACCACGGTCTTACCGCGTCTTGATGCGTTACGCCAAATCACCCAAAACCTTGCCTGAGATCTTGCCGAATGAAAAAAGCTCAATTGATTGCCAGTGCTGCTGATCATCGTTGGTTCGCCATTTCGCGTGATCCAGCCCGCCCAAATTATTTGATTGATACCAATGAATATGTTGTGACCAATGGCAACGACAGTATTCTTTGTGATCCTGGTGGTTCTGAGGTTTTTCCGGCGGTCTTTGCCGCGTTATCCGAAGTCGTTGATCCGCGCACGATTCAACGGATTTTTTCTTCGCACCAAGACCCCGATGTGATTTCTTCTTTGGGTCTGTGGCATGATTTTAATCCTCAGATTAAATGTCATGTCTCTGGCTTGTGGAGTGGTTTTATTCCGCACTTTGGTGGTGAAGACAACACCATTATTGGTATTCCCGACGAGGGCGGCACCTTGATGTTAGGCGAAGCACCGTTGACGATTGTGCCGGCGCATTATTTACATTCTTCAGGTAATTTTCATTTATACGATCCAGCTTGCAAATTATTGTTCTGCGGTGACATTGGCGCCGCTTTATTGCCTGATGCGCATGCGTCGTTGTTTGTTGAAGATTTCGATCATCATATTCGTTACGCCGAAGGTTTTCATCGTCGCTGGATGGGCAGTAATACGGCTAAAAAGCGCTGGATTGAGAAAGTGCGCGAGCTGGATATTGAGTTGTTGTGTCCCCAGCATGGGGCGATTTACCGTGGTGCGGATGTGAAGCGATTTATTGATTGGTTTGATGCGTTAAAAGTTGGCCTCGATTAGCACTTGATATTCGGCATATTCACCCATAACTAATACGGGTAAGCTATTGAGCAATTATTTTATAACCCAGCTTGATGCTGGGTTTTTTATACCCAAAGATAGGATTTAATCATGGCGATTATCGTAAACGGCGTTGAAATCAGCGAAGCAAGTATCGAAAGCGAATTGGCGCAACACGCCGAAGCAGAAAGCCCGCGCGATGCGGCAATCCAAGAATTGATTTTGCGTGAATTATTATTGCAAACAGCCAAAAAAGAAGGCATCACTGCACCAACAACTGAAGAAATCATCGGCACTTTGCTAGAAAAAGCGATTCCTGTTGAAGAAGCAGACGAAGCGGCCTGCCTTGATTTTTACAATAGCAACCCAGAAAGCTTTACACGTGGCGAAATGGCTTCAGCTAACCACATCTTGTTCCCATTGGGCGAAGGCTTGACTGCTGGCATCGCTAAAGCAAAAGCGGAAGGTGTGTTGGCAGATGTATTGGCCAATCCAAGCAAATTTGCTGATTTGGCTCGCGAACATTCAACTTGCCCATCAAGCGCGCAAGGCGGTAGCTTGGGTCAATTTGGCCGTGGTCAAATGGTGCCAGAATTTGAAGAAGCGATTTTCTCGACTGAAGCGGGTGTGATTGTGCCTACCTTGGTAGAAACGCAATTTGGTTACCACATCATTGAAGTGACTGCGCGTAGCGAAGGCGAAAGCGTTTCATTTGAAGAAGTGAAAGAACGCCTACAAGCCTTCTTAACTGATATGGCTGGCCGCAAAGCAATGCATGATTACCTCGGCAAATTGGTAACTAGCGCCAAAATCGAAGGTTATTCATTACCTGCAATGGCTTAATGCCGATTGCGTAACTGAATGGCGGTAAATGCTAAAAGCCAGATCGTCGATCTGGCTTTTTGTTTGGTGCCACCGTTATTTGTATTTAAAGTGAATCATCAATTTGTGTGAATGAATGTGAGTGATATGAGCGAATCTGTTGCAGCACCACCGTTTTTGCCGTTTTTGTTTCCATTACTGAATGAATTTCCAACTGAAATTCGGCAGCGTTTGGTGCAAGGCGGGATTGAGCGGCATGTGAAGGCAGATACCGTGATTTGCACTGAAGGCGCTAAAAGCGAACATATTTTGTTTTTATCGAGCGGTATTTTAGCCATTACAGCGAACGAAGATCTGGGCAAACGCGCTTTTTTATATGGCTATATGCCGGCGGGATCAATTGCTGGATTGCAAATGTTATTTAATGAGCGCATAAATACCTACTGTTTGACCAGTGCGGTTGATAGCCATTATTTGCTGATTGGCATCGACGATTTGCTTCAGGCTTTGCGCGAATATCCTTTGGCTTGGCAAGCCTGCGCCAAGGAGCTCGCCACTGGTGTTAAATTTTTGCTCAATTTTGTAAATTTGTTATCCCATGCCAGTGGTTATCAAAAATTACGTACTTTTTTGGGCTGGTTGGAACGAAATGCACAAGCGAGCCCTAATCAAGTGGGTTTGGATTTAAGCCAGCAAGAGATTGCAGCCCGGATTGGTTTGTCTCGAGAAATGGTCAATCGGATGCTGGCTGAGCTGAAAAAAGGCGGCTATATCGAGCAAGATGAGCGTGGCCGTTTTCATATTTTGAAGCCCTTACCCAAAAAATTCTAAACAAATTGGATTTGTCATCGTGGTGTGCGAAATGTCACTGCGGCTTGTTGTTGCGTTGTCGCTCACCTAAGATCGGCCAATCTAAAGTATTCACCTCGATGTTGTTCAAGTCGTAGATCTCGTCATTACCCAAATAATCCCAAATTGCTGATCCGATCGCCTAATTCCGGCCGTTGGGGACCGCTGCATTTTTGGGATTTTATTTTCGTACTAAACTCAGTCGATCTACACGCCGCTCTTTGGCGCTCCGTTTAGCACTTGCCAAATTGGATGCAGCATCAGGATGAATTGAAAAATATTTTAATTGGAGCTAGTCATGCAAAAGAAAGTTTTAGTTCGTTGC includes these proteins:
- a CDS encoding ATP-binding protein codes for the protein MRLKPLSKGPLSVIAIVVLLIIVSTMLMLNRQYEVLQKSSRIGADSDVWAYAQLGYEYFRLTDQVEHLLSEPNAEQINTLQMRYDIFVSRVDVITNSSYVGNDDSAMIQNNLKTLHAFIKKTDQYLGPNVPLKYNHERIIELRNDLSQLQNIILDMIQIAKDNTLHNAENYANTLKEQSAVISGMILLLLGLTIAFTLLLYRQYGLEHKRSKDLETLNNALACATSRAEQASQSKSVFLANMSHEIRTPMNGILGMLDVLSTMELSEQQKDYVVTARSSAQHLLALLNDILDLSRLESGKIELEAIPYSLHQLLRECMRLMRVRANEKKINLTLALAENTPEWQLGDIVRVRQILLNLLGNAIKFTEEGEVGFCVSCNQKDIIFIIIDTGIGMTPEGLSRLFKRFQQAEKSTARRYGGTGLGLEISLTLTELMQGHIDVQSKLDVGSQFTVLLPRHDCAAPEITAPTIKTEKTGASLSILAADDNPINLKVVGAMLANLGHQVDYASDGAEALAMIQQKHYDMILMDGHMPIMDGLEAARQIRQLGGDYAQIPIIALSADALAESRSEFIAAGMNDFLAKPVLLKTLEQTINKNRHT
- a CDS encoding molybdopterin-binding protein; this encodes MKLKSLCLASLLLVSTWCANAVEAPKGNVVLTLSGNISQHNQGDNLVLDDAQLNQLPQKSIRTSSPWYNGVHTFTGPSLKDVLALAGSKGKQLKLKAINDYTIIIPSSDADLGPIIARTIDGKAFSVRDKGPLFLIYPFDSNKELQNRTYFSRSIWQLVSIKAE
- a CDS encoding MBL fold metallo-hydrolase, coding for MKKAQLIASAADHRWFAISRDPARPNYLIDTNEYVVTNGNDSILCDPGGSEVFPAVFAALSEVVDPRTIQRIFSSHQDPDVISSLGLWHDFNPQIKCHVSGLWSGFIPHFGGEDNTIIGIPDEGGTLMLGEAPLTIVPAHYLHSSGNFHLYDPACKLLFCGDIGAALLPDAHASLFVEDFDHHIRYAEGFHRRWMGSNTAKKRWIEKVRELDIELLCPQHGAIYRGADVKRFIDWFDALKVGLD
- a CDS encoding peptidylprolyl isomerase, coding for MAIIVNGVEISEASIESELAQHAEAESPRDAAIQELILRELLLQTAKKEGITAPTTEEIIGTLLEKAIPVEEADEAACLDFYNSNPESFTRGEMASANHILFPLGEGLTAGIAKAKAEGVLADVLANPSKFADLAREHSTCPSSAQGGSLGQFGRGQMVPEFEEAIFSTEAGVIVPTLVETQFGYHIIEVTARSEGESVSFEEVKERLQAFLTDMAGRKAMHDYLGKLVTSAKIEGYSLPAMA
- a CDS encoding Crp/Fnr family transcriptional regulator, coding for MSESVAAPPFLPFLFPLLNEFPTEIRQRLVQGGIERHVKADTVICTEGAKSEHILFLSSGILAITANEDLGKRAFLYGYMPAGSIAGLQMLFNERINTYCLTSAVDSHYLLIGIDDLLQALREYPLAWQACAKELATGVKFLLNFVNLLSHASGYQKLRTFLGWLERNAQASPNQVGLDLSQQEIAARIGLSREMVNRMLAELKKGGYIEQDERGRFHILKPLPKKF